In the Thermodesulfobacteriota bacterium genome, one interval contains:
- a CDS encoding glycosyltransferase, with the protein MKIALIDPSVYTWLYDVRLAQGLASIGHDVAIYGSELPKPFTGTDRRFLKRHFYPGLAHPAIHKLPKRAFLVLKGISHIESMIRLLWVLHRVRPDVIHFQWAPLAVVDMRFIPLFRCIAPIVLTVHDSIPFNNNARTRLQYLGAVEIMKLFDQLIVHTVSARARLESYGVAGEKINIVPHGLLLEPKESAPYTGGDGCVNLLMFGGITPRKGVDVLLRAIALLPQEARNACRLRVVGEPGMPMEPLFDLVDSLGISEQVTFDLRFVPDGEVNTVLESADIQVFPYRVIDASGILTLAIGVGRTIVASKLGMFDELLRDGTHGALVQPDDPQALAAALYPFIMDTSSRVRAAQAVRALANSIPDWSGIARLTQEVYSRAKLNPA; encoded by the coding sequence ATGAAAATAGCACTTATCGATCCCTCGGTTTATACCTGGCTCTACGATGTGAGGCTGGCGCAGGGGTTGGCTTCAATCGGTCATGACGTCGCTATATATGGGTCTGAGCTGCCGAAACCCTTCACAGGCACGGACAGGCGTTTCCTGAAACGCCATTTTTATCCGGGCCTTGCGCATCCGGCGATTCATAAATTGCCGAAACGGGCATTTCTTGTTTTAAAGGGTATTAGCCATATCGAATCCATGATACGGCTCTTGTGGGTTCTTCACCGCGTGCGGCCCGACGTTATTCATTTTCAATGGGCACCTCTGGCCGTGGTGGACATGCGTTTCATTCCATTGTTCCGGTGCATCGCGCCTATAGTTCTGACCGTGCACGATTCGATACCTTTCAACAATAATGCCAGAACACGACTGCAATATCTGGGCGCTGTCGAGATTATGAAACTATTCGATCAGTTGATCGTCCACACAGTATCGGCGCGTGCCAGGCTGGAAAGTTACGGCGTTGCTGGCGAGAAAATCAACATCGTACCGCACGGGTTGTTGTTGGAGCCGAAGGAATCAGCGCCATATACCGGAGGAGACGGGTGTGTTAATCTGCTGATGTTCGGCGGCATCACGCCTCGTAAAGGCGTAGACGTTCTGCTCCGCGCAATCGCTTTATTGCCCCAGGAAGCGCGTAATGCCTGCCGTCTGCGTGTTGTCGGAGAGCCGGGTATGCCCATGGAACCGTTATTTGATTTGGTGGATTCGCTGGGCATCTCGGAACAGGTTACATTCGATCTGCGTTTTGTTCCTGACGGCGAGGTCAACACGGTGTTGGAAAGCGCGGACATTCAGGTTTTTCCTTATCGCGTTATAGATGCTTCAGGTATTCTTACGCTGGCTATCGGCGTAGGCAGGACGATCGTTGCTTCCAAACTTGGAATGTTTGATGAACTGCTGCGTGACGGGACTCACGGCGCATTGGTGCAGCCGGATGACCCTCAGGCGTTAGCTGCGGCCTTGTATCCCTTTATTATGGATACCTCATCTCGTGTACGTGCCGCGCAGGCTGTAAGGGCTTTGGCAAATTCTATTCCTGACTGGTCGGGTATCGCACGGCTTACGCAGGAAGTTTATTCCCGCGCAAAACTTAATCCCGCGTAG
- a CDS encoding glycosyltransferase family 4 protein, with protein sequence MKILHVYTGGGEIYGAERVICNLACEQIKSSMSLEVVYFKRPGRNSFLELLNDSRIPVHVVDSRSRLDTGAFLTLRSICLRTSPHILHSHGYKGDIFLATLKRTLKGPVIVSTKHGSTDATSRTSFYERLGDMSLRYFDRVVAVSEYTKKKLIELHVPERKIEVIHNGIDVSSFSGAEIGSLRQSLNISEDSRVVGFIGRLGPEKGITYLLEAADRICRSTRDVYFVLIGEGILKKETENFVESRKLRDRIIVLGWRKDATDILLDMDMLLLPSLTEGTPMVILEAMAAGVPVIASDVGGIGEIIEDSRTGLLIKPRDPVAIVESVKALLDDGGLAERISRNAAREIESRFSARRMSEKYEKTYLSLMKAKV encoded by the coding sequence ATGAAAATACTGCACGTTTACACCGGAGGGGGCGAGATATACGGGGCGGAAAGGGTTATATGCAACCTTGCCTGCGAGCAGATCAAATCATCCATGAGTCTCGAGGTGGTATATTTCAAGAGGCCAGGCCGGAATTCGTTCCTCGAACTCCTTAACGACAGCCGGATACCTGTTCATGTCGTCGACTCACGGAGCAGGCTGGATACAGGCGCGTTTCTGACACTAAGGAGCATATGCCTGCGAACCTCGCCTCACATACTACATTCCCACGGCTATAAAGGCGATATATTTCTCGCGACATTGAAAAGAACACTTAAAGGGCCTGTTATCGTATCGACGAAGCACGGGTCCACTGACGCGACGTCAAGAACCAGTTTTTACGAACGCTTGGGAGACATGTCTTTGAGATATTTCGACAGAGTTGTAGCCGTTTCCGAGTATACGAAGAAAAAACTCATCGAACTGCATGTCCCCGAACGAAAAATAGAGGTAATCCACAACGGTATTGACGTTTCGTCGTTCTCGGGGGCTGAGATAGGTTCACTGAGACAGAGCTTAAACATCTCAGAGGACTCGAGGGTGGTAGGCTTTATCGGGCGCCTGGGCCCGGAAAAAGGGATAACGTACCTACTGGAGGCGGCCGACAGGATATGCCGATCGACGAGAGACGTATATTTTGTATTGATCGGCGAAGGTATATTAAAAAAAGAAACGGAGAACTTCGTCGAATCGAGAAAGCTAAGGGACCGAATCATTGTCCTCGGCTGGAGGAAAGACGCCACGGACATTCTGCTTGACATGGACATGCTGCTTCTGCCCTCGTTAACTGAGGGAACCCCTATGGTAATACTTGAAGCCATGGCGGCGGGTGTACCTGTTATAGCATCCGACGTCGGTGGCATAGGAGAGATAATCGAGGATTCGAGAACAGGGCTCCTGATAAAACCGAGAGACCCGGTAGCGATAGTCGAATCCGTAAAGGCGTTATTGGATGACGGAGGGCTTGCGGAACGCATATCGCGGAACGCGGCGAGAGAAATCGAATCGCGCTTCAGCGCACGCCGCATGTCGGAAAAGTACGAAAAAACGTACCTTAGCCTCATGAAGGCTAAGGTGTGA